One part of the Olleya sp. YS genome encodes these proteins:
- a CDS encoding quinone-dependent dihydroorotate dehydrogenase produces MYKLLLRPLFFLFDPEKIHHFTFSLIKFTSKIPGMTSVFRRLYTIEDSKLERQLFGLTFKNPVGLAAGFDKNAVLYNELANFGFGFIEIGTVTPKGQAGNPKKRLFRLKDDQGIINRMGFNNEGLEAAIQQLKKNKGKVIIGGNIGKNTQTKPEDYTNDYLDCFRELHPYVDYFVLNVSCPNVGSHAKLNDKDYLLELIATVQKANKELSGRAQSRPILLKIAPDLNQGQLDEIIELVAETNLDGVIASNTSVDRTGLKTSDKRLAQIGNGGLSGQPIKAKSTQVIKYLADKSHKAFPIIGVGGIHSAADALEKLEAGADLVQIYTGFIYEGPSLIKQINKAILNHS; encoded by the coding sequence ATGTACAAATTACTACTAAGACCTCTTTTTTTTCTTTTCGATCCTGAAAAAATTCATCATTTTACATTTTCATTAATAAAATTTACGTCTAAAATTCCAGGAATGACTTCTGTGTTTAGACGTTTATACACTATAGAAGATTCTAAGTTAGAACGTCAACTCTTCGGTTTAACGTTTAAAAACCCAGTAGGACTTGCAGCAGGTTTCGATAAAAATGCAGTGTTGTATAACGAACTAGCTAACTTTGGATTTGGTTTTATTGAAATTGGAACCGTAACACCAAAAGGACAAGCTGGAAACCCAAAGAAACGTTTATTTAGATTAAAAGACGACCAAGGAATTATAAACCGAATGGGTTTTAATAACGAAGGTCTTGAAGCTGCCATCCAGCAACTTAAAAAAAATAAAGGGAAAGTAATAATAGGTGGAAACATAGGTAAAAACACCCAAACCAAGCCTGAAGATTACACCAATGATTATTTAGACTGTTTTAGAGAGCTTCATCCTTATGTGGACTATTTTGTGTTAAACGTAAGTTGTCCTAATGTTGGGAGTCACGCCAAATTAAACGATAAAGATTACTTATTGGAATTAATTGCAACTGTCCAAAAAGCAAATAAAGAGTTGTCTGGTCGAGCGCAGTCGAGACCTATTTTACTAAAAATAGCACCAGATTTAAATCAAGGTCAATTAGATGAAATAATAGAACTTGTTGCCGAAACCAACTTAGATGGTGTCATTGCCAGCAATACGTCTGTAGACAGAACAGGATTAAAAACTTCGGACAAACGATTAGCCCAAATAGGTAATGGAGGATTAAGTGGACAGCCTATTAAAGCTAAATCCACACAAGTGATTAAATACTTAGCAGATAAAAGCCATAAAGCCTTCCCAATTATTGGAGTAGGTGGTATCCACTCTGCAGCAGACGCTTTAGAAAAATTGGAAGCAGGAGCTGATTTGGTACAGATTTACACAGGATTTATTTACGAAGGACCAAGTCTTATTAAACAAATAAACAAAGCCATTTTAAACCATTCTTAA
- a CDS encoding LysE family translocator → MQYDTLLLFVVATSALAISPGPDNIYVLMQSITNGRKYGIATVCGLITGCLVHTTLVAFGVSAIIKENDTLFFIIKLFGALYLLYLAYKVYRSDAKVTLSNDSVPQKSMWQLFKQGFIMNVLNPKVSIFFLAFFPAYLFSQTLNTVTQFYVLGLLFMATSFVIFSAIAILAGFISDYLKRSKNIGLVLKWLQIVVFIGIAIFIFFSEN, encoded by the coding sequence ATGCAATACGACACGCTATTATTGTTTGTAGTTGCGACGTCTGCTTTAGCAATTTCGCCAGGACCAGATAATATTTATGTGTTAATGCAAAGCATTACCAATGGTCGTAAATATGGTATTGCAACCGTATGTGGATTAATTACAGGGTGTTTAGTGCATACTACTCTAGTGGCTTTTGGAGTCTCTGCTATTATTAAAGAAAACGATACTTTATTTTTTATCATCAAACTGTTTGGTGCTTTGTATTTGCTTTATCTAGCTTACAAAGTCTACAGAAGTGATGCAAAAGTTACATTAAGTAATGACTCGGTACCACAAAAAAGTATGTGGCAATTGTTTAAGCAAGGCTTTATAATGAATGTACTAAATCCTAAAGTGTCTATCTTTTTCTTGGCGTTTTTCCCTGCGTATTTATTTAGTCAAACATTAAATACAGTCACCCAATTTTATGTTTTAGGTTTGTTATTTATGGCAACCTCATTTGTTATTTTTTCTGCAATCGCCATTTTAGCTGGTTTTATTTCAGACTATTTAAAGCGTAGTAAAAACATTGGATTGGTTTTAAAATGGTTGCAAATAGTCGTATTTATTGGTATTGCCATTTTCATTTTCTTTTCTGAAAATTAA
- a CDS encoding hydroxymethylglutaryl-CoA lyase, with the protein MSNYVKVIECPRDAMQGIKQFIPTEKKVQYIQSLLRVGFDTIDFGSFVSPKAIPQMVDTAEVLAQLDLSKTTSKLLAIVANSRGADDACQHPEIDYLGYPFSISENFQMRNTHKTIAQSVVTLQDILNKADAVNKEVVVYISMGFGNPYGDPWNVDIVGEWTERLSKMGVKILSLSDTVGTSNPENIEYLFSNLIPQYANIEFGAHLHTTPSTWFEKVDAAYKAGCRRFDGAIQGFGGCPMAKDELTGNMPTEKVFSYLTAKKAHNLNAMSFESAYNEASKIFNAYH; encoded by the coding sequence ATGTCAAACTACGTAAAAGTTATAGAATGTCCTCGAGATGCCATGCAAGGCATTAAGCAGTTTATTCCTACCGAAAAAAAAGTGCAATACATACAGTCATTGTTAAGAGTGGGTTTTGATACTATAGACTTTGGGAGTTTTGTGTCACCAAAAGCTATTCCGCAAATGGTAGATACAGCAGAAGTTTTGGCACAATTAGATTTGTCTAAAACTACTAGTAAACTGTTGGCAATTGTAGCTAATTCGCGTGGTGCAGATGATGCGTGTCAACATCCAGAAATTGATTATTTAGGATATCCTTTTTCTATTTCAGAGAATTTTCAGATGCGTAATACTCACAAAACTATTGCGCAATCTGTAGTGACTTTACAAGACATTTTAAATAAAGCTGATGCAGTCAATAAAGAAGTCGTGGTTTATATTTCTATGGGTTTTGGAAATCCGTATGGTGATCCTTGGAATGTAGATATTGTTGGCGAGTGGACCGAACGTTTAAGTAAAATGGGAGTAAAAATCTTGTCTTTAAGTGATACAGTTGGTACGTCCAACCCAGAAAATATCGAGTATTTATTCTCTAATTTAATTCCGCAATATGCTAACATCGAGTTTGGCGCACATTTACACACCACACCATCAACATGGTTTGAAAAAGTAGATGCAGCCTACAAAGCAGGATGTAGACGTTTTGATGGAGCTATACAAGGATTTGGTGGATGCCCTATGGCTAAAGATGAATTAACTGGCAATATGCCTACAGAAAAAGTTTTCTCTTATCTAACCGCAAAAAAAGCACATAATTTAAATGCCATGTCATTTGAAAGTGCTTACAATGAAGCCTCTAAGATTTTCAATGCATATCATTAA
- a CDS encoding TonB-dependent receptor, which yields MNKLLPLILLCFTSIIIAQNNENQQKSTLDSVQKLDEVLIKSNVIFGNKYVAKNRTGSAYYISPAELKKLGYTDINRVLRTVPGVTIVEEDGFGLRPNISLRGTSPERSAKISLMEDGVLIAPAPYSASAAYYFPSVGRMQAVEILKGSSQVQYGPFTTGGAINLVSTQIPDTFSGRIKASYGSFNSGQLYASVGDSKEHIGYNIEYLNFNSAGFKNLLNDANTGFDKNDIVAKLRFNNSKDAAIQQNIEFKFQYADEVSNETYLGLTEADFEANPFDRYASSQVDKMTNEHLQFLITHNLEFSKNFSIRTNAYYNKFERNWYKLNDVVANGEKVGIATIVENPEDYPTHFGFTNGNLNSGADALLVKANNRAYISKGVQTKFDYHFYGDNTFHDVEVGFRYHYDEEDRFQWKDGYSINNGIMQLTTAAPEGSDANRISSAKAFAGYAMYKFKYKNLTLTPGLRYENIVLARDNFGTSDLSRSGDNLSSRENKVDIVIPGIGFNYRFNNDLSLFGGVHKGFSPPGNEDGQKAEESINYELGTRFNVNGIQGEVVGFYNDYSNLLGSDLSASGGTGSLDLFNAGEVSVRGIELLLNYDVLESSTTFALPITLGYTLTDSEFLNSFGSDDGIWGTVTEGDEIPYIAKHQFNASIGLEHAKYSVNLNTRYNGAFRTVSGSGDIPANQKVESAIVLDLSGRYKITPKLSATANIINLLNNEYAVSRVPAGLRPGHPFGAYAGLEFQF from the coding sequence AATGTTATTTTTGGTAACAAGTATGTTGCTAAAAACAGAACAGGTTCAGCCTACTATATTTCTCCTGCGGAATTGAAAAAATTAGGATATACAGATATTAATCGTGTGTTAAGAACTGTTCCTGGAGTAACAATTGTAGAAGAAGATGGTTTTGGTTTACGTCCAAATATTAGTTTAAGAGGAACCTCACCAGAGCGAAGTGCAAAAATTAGTTTAATGGAAGATGGAGTGCTAATAGCTCCTGCACCTTACAGCGCGTCTGCTGCTTATTATTTTCCATCGGTAGGACGTATGCAAGCAGTTGAAATTTTAAAAGGAAGTAGTCAAGTACAATATGGACCTTTTACTACTGGAGGTGCTATTAACTTGGTATCGACTCAAATTCCTGATACTTTTTCTGGTAGAATAAAAGCCTCTTACGGTAGCTTTAATAGTGGACAATTATATGCTTCTGTTGGAGATAGCAAAGAGCATATTGGTTATAATATTGAGTATTTAAACTTTAATTCTGCTGGGTTTAAAAATCTATTAAATGATGCCAACACAGGTTTTGATAAAAACGATATAGTAGCAAAATTGAGATTTAATAATAGTAAAGATGCAGCAATTCAACAAAATATAGAGTTTAAATTTCAATATGCAGATGAAGTGTCAAATGAAACGTATTTAGGATTAACTGAAGCAGATTTTGAAGCCAATCCATTTGATCGTTATGCTAGCTCTCAAGTTGATAAAATGACTAATGAGCATTTACAATTTTTGATAACACACAATCTAGAATTTAGCAAAAACTTTAGTATTCGCACCAATGCATACTACAATAAATTTGAACGTAATTGGTACAAATTGAATGATGTTGTTGCTAATGGAGAGAAAGTTGGTATTGCTACCATTGTCGAAAATCCTGAGGACTATCCTACTCATTTTGGTTTTACAAACGGAAATTTAAATTCTGGTGCAGATGCTTTACTAGTGAAAGCAAATAACAGAGCTTATATTTCTAAAGGTGTACAAACTAAATTTGATTATCACTTTTATGGAGACAATACATTTCACGATGTAGAAGTTGGATTTCGTTATCATTATGATGAGGAAGATCGATTCCAATGGAAAGATGGTTATAGCATTAACAATGGAATCATGCAGCTAACAACTGCTGCACCAGAAGGTAGTGATGCAAACAGAATTAGTAGCGCCAAAGCTTTTGCAGGTTATGCTATGTATAAATTTAAATACAAAAACTTAACACTAACACCTGGTTTACGTTATGAAAACATTGTTTTAGCCCGAGATAATTTTGGAACTAGTGATCTTTCAAGAAGTGGAGATAATTTATCTAGTAGAGAAAACAAAGTGGATATAGTTATTCCTGGAATAGGTTTTAATTATAGATTTAACAACGATTTATCCTTATTTGGAGGTGTACACAAAGGATTTTCTCCTCCAGGTAATGAAGACGGTCAAAAGGCTGAAGAGAGTATAAATTACGAATTAGGAACTAGATTCAATGTTAATGGTATCCAAGGGGAAGTAGTTGGTTTTTATAATGACTATAGTAATCTTTTAGGAAGTGATTTATCAGCTTCTGGAGGAACAGGAAGCTTAGACTTATTTAATGCTGGAGAAGTGTCAGTAAGAGGAATTGAGCTACTATTAAATTATGATGTTTTAGAAAGTAGCACAACATTTGCATTACCAATTACACTTGGATATACCTTGACAGACTCCGAGTTTTTAAATAGTTTTGGAAGTGATGATGGTATTTGGGGAACTGTTACAGAAGGTGATGAAATCCCTTACATAGCTAAACATCAATTTAATGCTAGCATAGGTTTAGAACATGCAAAATACAGCGTTAATTTAAATACAAGATACAATGGTGCCTTTAGAACAGTCTCTGGAAGTGGTGATATACCAGCTAACCAAAAAGTGGAATCCGCAATTGTATTAGACTTATCTGGTCGTTATAAAATCACACCTAAATTAAGTGCTACTGCTAATATCATTAACTTATTGAATAATGAGTATGCAGTGTCACGTGTACCTGCAGGATTAAGACCAGGACATCCTTTTGGTGCTTATGCAGGTTTAGAGTTTCAGTTTTAA